Proteins from a genomic interval of Streptomyces sp. Tu6071:
- a CDS encoding NAD-dependent epimerase/dehydratase family protein, giving the protein MGSVVLVTGAGRRLGARFVRAVQEDPAVDRVVAVDAAAPAQPLGRAQFVRADLRQPVIARVLAEHAVDTVVHLDVTGTAPGVPRAGVKETNVIGSLQLLGACQKSRWVRRLVVKSSTAVYGSAARDPAVVDEAGPHHAPPHSGFAKDVGEVENYVRGFARRRPDVAVGVLRFAGILGPGAESPFAAYFALPVLPTVLGHDPRLQFVHEDDALAVLRLLACLPESASARGNGTYNVAGEGVLLLSQCARRLGRPTVALLPPVARWAGAALRGAGLGDFSPEQWRMLTHGRVVATDRLREDLGFTPAYGTAETFADYVRARGPGLLPPALVGAVVDRLAQLRTP; this is encoded by the coding sequence GTGGGCAGTGTCGTGCTGGTGACGGGGGCCGGGCGCAGGCTCGGGGCGCGGTTCGTACGGGCCGTGCAGGAGGACCCGGCGGTGGACCGGGTCGTCGCGGTGGACGCCGCCGCGCCCGCGCAGCCGCTCGGGCGGGCGCAGTTCGTCCGCGCCGACCTGCGGCAGCCCGTCATCGCGCGGGTGCTCGCCGAGCACGCCGTCGACACCGTCGTGCACCTCGACGTGACCGGGACGGCGCCCGGGGTGCCGCGCGCCGGCGTCAAGGAGACCAACGTCATCGGGAGCCTCCAGCTCCTCGGCGCCTGCCAGAAGTCCCGGTGGGTGCGCCGCCTCGTCGTGAAGTCCTCGACCGCCGTGTACGGTTCGGCCGCCCGCGATCCCGCCGTCGTCGACGAGGCGGGTCCGCACCACGCCCCGCCGCACAGCGGCTTCGCGAAGGACGTCGGCGAAGTCGAGAACTACGTACGGGGCTTCGCCCGGCGCCGCCCCGATGTCGCGGTCGGCGTGCTCCGCTTCGCGGGCATCCTCGGCCCCGGCGCCGAATCGCCTTTCGCCGCCTACTTCGCGCTGCCCGTGCTGCCGACCGTGCTCGGGCACGATCCCCGGCTCCAGTTCGTTCACGAGGACGACGCGCTCGCGGTCCTGCGGCTCCTCGCCTGCCTGCCCGAGAGCGCTTCGGCGCGCGGCAACGGCACGTACAACGTCGCGGGCGAGGGGGTGCTGCTGCTCTCGCAGTGCGCGCGGCGGCTCGGGCGGCCCACGGTGGCGCTGCTGCCGCCCGTCGCGCGCTGGGCGGGTGCCGCGCTGCGCGGCGCGGGGCTCGGGGACTTCTCGCCCGAACAGTGGCGGATGCTCACCCACGGCAGGGTCGTGGCCACCGACCGGCTCCGCGAGGACCTCGGCTTCACCCCGGCGTACGGGACGGCCGAGACCTTCGCCGACTACGTGCGCGCCCGCGGCCCCGGGCTGCTCCCGCCCGCGCTCGTGGGCGCCGTCGTGGACCGCCTCGCCCAGCTCCGTACCCCCTGA
- a CDS encoding 30S ribosomal protein bS22 has protein sequence MGSVIKKRRKRMAKKKHRKLLKRTRVQRRNKK, from the coding sequence GTGGGCTCTGTCATCAAGAAGCGGCGCAAGCGGATGGCCAAGAAGAAGCACCGCAAGCTGCTGAAGCGTACGCGCGTCCAGCGTCGTAACAAGAAGTGA
- a CDS encoding helix-turn-helix domain-containing protein, translated as MATADERPLNEVQFLTVAEVASVMRVSKMTVYRLVHSGHLPAIRVGRSFRVPEQAVHEYLRESYVGVETA; from the coding sequence ATGGCCACTGCTGACGAGCGTCCTCTCAACGAGGTCCAGTTCCTGACCGTCGCCGAGGTCGCCTCGGTGATGCGAGTGTCGAAGATGACCGTGTACCGCCTGGTGCACAGCGGTCATCTGCCCGCCATCCGGGTCGGAAGGTCCTTCCGGGTCCCCGAGCAGGCGGTGCACGAGTACCTCCGCGAGTCCTACGTGGGGGTGGAGACCGCCTGA
- a CDS encoding acetoin utilization protein AcuC codes for MSGLAHLMWDDGVTAYDFGDGHPMDPVRLDLTRKLVAGLGVDAALKVVAAPPAGESTLRLVHREDYIAAVKAASADPEHADQRYGLGTVDDWAFAGMHEVSALIAGQSVAAAEALWRGDTAHAVNFTGGLHHAMPAAASGFCVYNDAALAVARLLELGAERVAYVDTDVHHGDGVEAAFWSDPRVLTISVHEHPRTLFPNSGWPQETGAEDAEGTAANLPLPAGTGDAGWLRAFHAVVPELLAGFDPQFLVTQHGTDTHFEDPLAHLAVSLDAQRAVQSACHDLAHTYAGGRWLALGGGGYAVADVVPRSWTHLTAIAAHRPVEPLAAVPEAWRQQVYAATRQQAPYRMTDGRWPVRWQPWEEGYDPADRIDQAIIATRKSVFPLRGLLP; via the coding sequence ATGAGCGGCCTCGCGCACTTGATGTGGGATGACGGCGTCACCGCGTACGACTTCGGCGACGGTCACCCGATGGACCCCGTACGGCTCGACCTGACCCGCAAGCTCGTCGCGGGTCTCGGTGTCGACGCCGCGCTCAAGGTCGTCGCGGCGCCGCCCGCGGGGGAGTCGACGCTGCGGCTCGTCCACCGCGAGGACTACATCGCGGCGGTGAAGGCCGCGTCCGCCGACCCGGAGCACGCCGACCAACGGTACGGGCTCGGCACCGTCGACGACTGGGCGTTCGCCGGGATGCACGAGGTGTCCGCGCTCATCGCCGGGCAGTCCGTGGCCGCCGCCGAGGCACTGTGGCGCGGGGACACCGCGCACGCCGTGAACTTCACCGGCGGCCTGCACCACGCGATGCCCGCCGCCGCCTCCGGGTTCTGCGTCTACAACGACGCGGCGCTCGCCGTCGCGCGGCTGCTCGAACTGGGCGCCGAGCGGGTCGCGTACGTCGACACCGACGTGCACCACGGGGACGGCGTCGAGGCCGCCTTCTGGTCCGATCCCCGCGTCCTCACCATCTCCGTCCACGAGCACCCGCGGACCCTCTTCCCGAACTCCGGCTGGCCGCAGGAGACGGGCGCCGAGGACGCGGAGGGTACGGCGGCGAATCTCCCGCTGCCCGCCGGGACCGGGGACGCGGGCTGGCTGCGCGCCTTCCACGCCGTCGTGCCCGAACTGCTCGCGGGCTTCGACCCGCAGTTCCTCGTCACCCAGCACGGCACCGACACCCACTTCGAGGACCCGCTCGCGCACCTCGCCGTCTCGCTCGACGCGCAGCGCGCCGTGCAGTCCGCGTGCCACGACCTCGCGCACACGTACGCGGGGGGACGCTGGCTCGCGCTCGGCGGCGGTGGCTACGCGGTCGCCGACGTCGTGCCCCGCTCGTGGACGCACCTCACCGCGATCGCCGCGCACCGGCCCGTCGAACCGCTCGCGGCCGTACCGGAGGCGTGGCGGCAGCAGGTGTACGCCGCGACACGGCAGCAGGCGCCGTACCGGATGACGGACGGCCGCTGGCCCGTGCGGTGGCAGCCGTGGGAGGAGGGCTACGACCCGGCGGACCGCATCGATCAGGCGATCATCGCGACGCGGAAGTCCGTCTTCCCCTTGCGGGGACTGCTTCCGTAA
- a CDS encoding MFS transporter yields the protein MTAPATIDARLRHGRVALALSFFVQGAAFALLVTRIPAVQDRYGISDGLLPVFLAAVPVLAGAGSVVTEQLVKRVRPSQVLRWSQPLALLALLGVGYGDGMVVLALVLAVFGLGVGALDASMNMLGVSLQRAYGRSIMLGFHAVYSLGGILGASLAWAGAHWHLSLGVSYLPLVAVTVPAALIGSRWYADARKGTPPPQDQERAQGSGVVFRMLLPLCLVMTFAYIGDSTVSNWSAKYLQDVLGSSEQLSTVPYNVYMVTTLIGRGLGDFGVRRFGPVVVVRAGAVLAATGFGVVALAPGAWVGMLGFTLLGLGLCVLVPQTFAAAGRMFPHASDAAVARLNIFNYVGFLVGSPLVGALGDTWNYRGAMIVPLVLVLLTLGYARSFAPAPARYGDGHERPRALDVG from the coding sequence ATGACCGCTCCCGCCACCATCGACGCACGCCTCCGGCACGGCAGAGTCGCGCTCGCCCTGAGCTTCTTCGTGCAGGGCGCGGCCTTCGCGCTGCTCGTCACCCGTATCCCCGCCGTCCAGGACAGGTACGGGATATCCGACGGGCTCCTGCCCGTCTTCCTCGCCGCGGTCCCCGTGCTCGCCGGGGCCGGGAGCGTCGTCACCGAACAGCTGGTCAAGCGGGTGCGGCCCAGCCAGGTGCTGCGCTGGTCGCAGCCCCTCGCGCTGCTCGCCCTCCTCGGCGTCGGCTACGGCGACGGCATGGTGGTCCTCGCCCTCGTCCTCGCCGTCTTCGGGCTCGGCGTCGGCGCGCTCGACGCCTCGATGAACATGCTCGGCGTCAGCCTCCAGCGGGCCTACGGCCGCAGCATCATGCTCGGCTTCCACGCCGTCTACAGCCTCGGCGGCATCCTCGGCGCCTCGCTCGCCTGGGCCGGCGCGCACTGGCACCTCTCGCTCGGCGTCTCGTACCTCCCGCTCGTCGCCGTCACCGTCCCCGCCGCCCTCATCGGCAGCCGGTGGTACGCGGACGCGCGCAAGGGGACTCCCCCGCCGCAGGACCAGGAGCGGGCGCAGGGCTCCGGTGTCGTCTTCCGGATGCTCCTCCCGCTCTGCCTCGTCATGACCTTCGCGTACATCGGCGACTCGACGGTCTCCAACTGGAGCGCCAAGTATCTCCAGGACGTCCTCGGCAGCTCGGAGCAGCTCTCGACCGTCCCCTACAACGTGTACATGGTCACGACGCTCATCGGCCGGGGGCTCGGGGACTTCGGGGTGCGGCGCTTCGGGCCCGTCGTGGTCGTCCGGGCCGGTGCCGTGCTCGCCGCGACCGGCTTCGGGGTCGTGGCGCTCGCGCCCGGCGCCTGGGTCGGAATGCTGGGGTTCACGCTCCTCGGGCTCGGGTTGTGCGTCCTCGTACCGCAGACCTTCGCCGCCGCCGGGCGGATGTTCCCGCACGCCTCGGACGCGGCCGTCGCGCGGCTCAACATCTTCAACTACGTCGGATTCCTCGTCGGCTCCCCGCTCGTCGGGGCGCTCGGCGACACCTGGAACTACCGGGGCGCGATGATCGTGCCGCTCGTCCTCGTCCTCCTCACGCTGGGGTACGCGCGTTCCTTCGCGCCCGCGCCCGCCCGGTACGGTGACGGGCATGAGCGGCCTCGCGCACTTGATGTGGGATGA
- a CDS encoding HAD family hydrolase, translating into MRYDLVIFDNDGVLVDSEPLSNTVLAAYLTELGHPTTYEDSLRDYMGGALHRVHDTILERTGQRLPESFDTDFHARVFAAFARELKPVDGIGDVLAWLKESGTPYCVASSGSHERIRFGHGVTGLDRWFPEDRVFSAEDVGRGKPAPDLFLHAADVMGVPPERCAVVEDSPLGVQAARAAGMDVYGFTAMTPAAGLGPVTAGFASMAELPDLLS; encoded by the coding sequence ATGCGCTACGACCTGGTCATCTTCGACAACGACGGCGTTCTCGTGGACAGCGAGCCGCTGTCCAACACGGTGCTCGCCGCGTACCTCACGGAACTCGGCCACCCCACCACGTACGAGGACTCCCTCCGGGACTACATGGGCGGCGCCCTGCACCGGGTGCACGACACCATCCTCGAACGGACCGGGCAGCGGCTCCCCGAGAGCTTCGACACCGACTTCCACGCACGGGTCTTCGCGGCCTTCGCGCGCGAGCTGAAGCCCGTCGACGGCATCGGCGACGTCCTCGCGTGGCTGAAGGAGAGCGGGACGCCGTACTGCGTCGCCTCGTCCGGCAGCCACGAGCGCATCCGCTTCGGGCACGGCGTCACAGGGCTCGACCGCTGGTTCCCCGAGGACCGCGTCTTCAGCGCCGAGGACGTCGGCCGCGGAAAGCCGGCACCCGACCTCTTCCTGCACGCAGCCGACGTGATGGGGGTGCCCCCGGAGCGGTGCGCGGTCGTCGAGGACAGCCCGCTCGGGGTCCAGGCCGCCCGCGCCGCCGGGATGGACGTGTACGGATTTACCGCCATGACCCCGGCGGCCGGGCTCGGCCCCGTCACGGCCGGTTTCGCGAGCATGGCCGAACTCCCCGATTTGCTCAGCTGA